From the Temnothorax longispinosus isolate EJ_2023e chromosome 6, Tlon_JGU_v1, whole genome shotgun sequence genome, one window contains:
- the LOC139815491 gene encoding cysteine--tRNA ligase, cytoplasmic-like, translating to MAKRTQAAWHLPDRKDDTVPVLRLYNSLTKEKEVFVPQFGNCVSWYSCGPTVYDASHMGHARSYISFDILRRVMSDYFKYNVSYVMNITDIDDKIIKRARQNYLYEKYVEENHSHNGILDDIREVMTNFENVVKTTNCADKKCMLEKMLHRIKKANEDLQKAVKEKDERRIAESQEALLREARDPLANWLDDIKGSTVTEHSIFNKLSQHWEAEYHIDMNALNVLKPNVLTRVSEYISEIIAFIQKIMGNGYAYESNGSVYFDVSKFDKQEKHFYAKLVPEAYGDTSSLEEGEGDLSITADKLSEKKSATDFALWKSSKAGEPWWDSPWGKGRPGWHIECSAMATAIHGKSLDIHTGGVDLKFPHHDNELAQTEAHFDNPHWVNYFLHSGHLTIAGCKMSKSLKNFVTIQDALKKHSSRQLRLAFLLHSWKDTLDYSDNTMNMAVQYEKFLNEFFLNVKCRIRSLGTNTTINSFPKQFKNHSEVELNKKFKLAQTSIHKALCDNIDTKTVLDLIRELVANCNVYMNQHENPNTVLLREIAEYITKMFIIFGAIPSSYDSIGFPIDDEAVSKNVEEIVMPYLEILGNFREKFRNCAKTLKPNDILQECDRLRDDILPNVGVRLEDSNEGACKVKLVNREELLKEKEIKKKLELEKILEKEKRKTEAAAVAAVKEAQKRISPNDMFRLEKDKYSQFDDKGLPTHDAEGKEISKGLLKKLQKLQQAQEKKYNEYLTSTQNGCL from the exons ATGGCAAAGAGGACACAAGCAGCATGGCATCTGCCAGATAGGAAGGACGACACCGTCCCCGTGCTGCGATTGTACAACAGTCTGACGAAAGAAAAGGAAGTGTTTGTCCCGCAGTTTGGAAATTGCGTTTCGTGGTACAGTTGTGGACCTACTGTTTACGATGCGTCGCATATGGGCCATGCAAG gtcatatatatcttttgatATTCTACGCCGTGTAATGTCagactattttaaatataatgtctcATATGTGAtgaatattactgatatagatgataagattataaaaagagCAAGGCAGAATTACTTGTACGAAAAGTACGTGGAAGAAAATCACAGCCATAATGGAATATTAGATGACATCAGAGAAGTAATGACTAATTTTGAGAATGTTGTAAAAACTACAAATTGCGCtgataaaaaatgcatgttAGAGAAGATGTTACATAGAATAAAGAAAGCTAATGAAGATCTGCAGAAGGCCGTGAAAGAGAAGGATGAAAGAAGGATTGCAGAGTCTCAAGAA gCATTATTGAGAGAGGCTAGAGATCCCTTAGCCAATTGGTTAGATGATATTAAAGGTAGCACAGTCACAGAACACtccatatttaataaattatcgcaGCATTGGGAAGCGGAATATCATATAGATATGAATGCTTTAAAT GTATTAAAACCAAACGTGCTCACGAGAGTTAGTGAATATATATCTGAGATAATAGcgtttatacaaaaaataatgggCAATGGATATGCTTATGAAAGTAATGGGTCAGTATATTTTGATGTAAGCAAGTTTGATAAACaagagaaacatttttatgctAAGCTTGTACCAGAAGCATATGGGGATACGTCAAGTTTGGAAGAGGGAGAAG GTGACTTAAGCATTACGGCAGATAAGCTCTCTGAGAAGAAGTCGGCAACAGACTTTGCTCTCTGGAAAAGCTCAAAAGCCGGTGAACCCTGGTGGGACAGTCCCTGGGGCAAAGGACGTCCAGGATGGCATATCGAATGCTCAGCCATGGCGACCGCAATTCACGGAAAAAGTTTAGACATTCATACAGGCGGGGTGGATCTTAAATTTCCCCATCATGATAATGAACTCGCACAAACGGAAGCGCATTTTGATAACCCCCATTGGGTCAACTATTTCTTGCACTCTGGCCACTTGACTATAGCTGGCTGCAAAATGTCAAAGTCGCTAAAGAATTTTGTGACGATACAGGACGCTTTAAAGAAACACTCGAGCAGGCAGCTCAGACTTGCCTTCCTTCTGCATTCATGGAAAGATACTTTAGATTACAGCGATAATACTATGAATATGGCTGTGCAGtacgaaaaatttcttaac gaattctttttaaatgtaaaatgtaggATCAGAAGTTTGGGGACAAATACTACTATTAACAGTTTTCCTAAACAGTTCAAGAACCATTCCGAAGTAGAACtcaataagaaatttaaactTGCACAGACTTCTATACATAAAGCATTATGCG ACAATATCGATACGAAGACTGTTCTCGATTTAATACGGGAGCTCGTGGCAAATTGCAACGTGTACATGAATCAACATGAAAATCCAAATACGGTTCTTCTCAGGGAGATTGCGGAGTATATtactaaaatgtttatcatTTTTGGGGCTATTCCTTCCTCGTATGACTCAATCGGATTTCCAATTGATGATGAGGCAGTCAGTAAAAAT GTTGAAGAGATTGTTATGCCATATCTTGAAATTCTGGGAAATTTCCGAGAGAAATTTCGAAATTGCGCGAAAACCTTGAAGCCAAACGATATTTTGCAAGAGTGCGATCGATTGCGCGATGATATTTTGCCGAACGTCGGTGTCCGATTAGAAGACAGTAATGAAGGCGcttgtaaagtaaaattagTTAACAGGGAAGAGTTATTgaaggagaaagaaattaaaaagaaattagaactCGAGAAAATCttggaaaaggaaaaaagaaaaacagaggCTGCTGCTGTGGCAGCGGTGAAAGAAGCGCAAAAAAGAATATCGCCAAATGATATGTTCAGATTGGAGAAAGACAAATATTCCCAATTTGACGATAAG GGATTGCCGACGCATGATGCCGAAGGTAAAGAAATTAGCAAAGGCTTACTTAAGAAACTGCAAAAGTTACAGCAAGCACAGGAAAAGAAATACAATGAGTACTTAACTTCCACGCAAAATGGTTGCTTGTAA
- the Trap1 gene encoding heat shock protein 75 kDa, mitochondrial isoform X1: MTAVAGLASACVATPPRTWTAIWTSKYTWCGMHANVKRAVILLLVLSLFLGNATATLENTKPISLSVVYNVRHWSSQPEAQTTEYHNIIKDTEKATGECAKHEFQSETQMLLQIVAKSLYSDKEVFVRELVSNASDALEKLRYLRLSDNEVAQAAGDRSLEIHIGTDKQSRTLTIQDTGVGMTREELIANLGTIARSGSKAFLEKLKEEQNSSDTSKIIGQFGVGFYSAFMVADKVEVFTKSFVRDAEGLCWISDGSGTFEISNADGVQPGTKIVIHLKPDSREFSDENTINRIINKYSNFVGSPIFVNGKRTNTIQPLWMFDPKDVTPLQHAEFYRFVGNCIDSPRFVLHYSTDVPLSIKALLYFPEEKPGLFDLARDTTSGVSLYNRKILIKSKAENILPKWLRFIKGVVDSEDIPLNLSRELLQNSTLIGKLRTVLTARILKFLHERSTKQPEEYNEFYKTYGLFLKEGIVTSNDQSEKEDIGKLLRFESSAAAPGELVSLPQYCSRLAKDQKDVYYLSAPSRTLAEQSPYYESLKKRNIEVLFCYEPYDELVLMHLRQYKSNFLTSVEKEMRDDTEANKPENLGIINKDELDNLVNYMKKILDKKAYDVKMTNRLESHPCVVTVQDMASARHFIRIQSHQMNEEMRYSMLQPRFEINPNHPLIKKLCKLTTTDTELADRLIQQLFTGAMVGAGLIEDPRILLTPMNELLTLALQKY, from the exons ATGACAGCTGTTGCTGGGCTGGCGTCTGCCTGCGTCGCGACCCCGCCTCGCACTTGGACAGCAATTTGGACGAGTAAATATACGTGGTGCGGGATGCACGCTAACGTGAAACGAGCTGTTATCCTTCTATTGGTTTTGTCATTGTTCCTTGGTAACGCGACGGCGACGTTAGAAAACACGAAACCCATATCATTATCTG tTGTCTACAATGTACGACATTGGTCGTCTCAACCAGAAGCTCAAACTACAGAGTaccataatattataaaagacaCAGAGAAAGCTACAG GTGAGTGTGCCAAGCATGAATTTCAGTCAGAGACGCAAATGTTACTGCAAATTGTTGCGAAGTCTTTATATTCAGATAAGGag GTATTTGTACGCGAGCTCGTTTCAAACGCTAGCGACGCACTAGAGAAATTAAGATATCTACGTCTGAGCGACAACGAAGTTGCACAAGCGGCTGGCGACAGAAGCCTGGAGATACATATTGGCACTGACAAACAAAGTCGTACTCTAACAATCCAAGATACTGGCGTGGGAATGACTAGAGAGGAATTGATAGCCAATTTGGGAACTATAGCTCGATCTGGCTCCAAG gcttttttagaaaaattgaaagaagaaCAAAACTCCAGTGACACTTCCAAAATTATTGGACAGTTTGGGGTTGGATTTTACAGTGCCTTCATGGTTGCTGATAAAGTAGAAGTATTTACAAAGTCTTTTGTGAGAGACGCAGAAGGTCTTTGTTGGATTTCAGATGG ATCAGGTACATTTGAGATTTCAAATGCGGACGGAGTGCAACCAGgcacaaaaattgttatacatCTGAAACCAGATAGCCGAGAATTCAGTGACGAAAATACCATTAATC GTATTATCAACAAATATAGTAATTTTGTCGGCAGTCCTATTTTTGTGAATGGAAAGAGGACTAATACGATTCAG CCATTGTGGATGTTTGACCCGAAAGATGTCACGCCGCTGCAACATGCAGAATTTTATCGATTCGTAGGAAATTGTATTGATTCACCAAGATTTGTGCTACATTATTCGACGGACGTGCCGTTAAGTATCAAGGCTCTGTTATACTTCCCAGAGGAAAAGCCTGGATTATTTGATCTGGCGAGAGATACTACCAGTGGAGTGTCGCTTTACAACCGGAAGATTCTAATTAAAAGCAAAGCGGAGAATATCTTACCAAAATGGTTACGTTTCATTAAAGGCGTAGTAGATTCGGAAGACATACCATTGAATTTAAGCCGCGAACTACTACAAAATAGTACATTGATTGg GAAATTACGAACCGTGCTGACTGCACGTATACTAAAATTCCTACATGAGCGATCTACGAAGCAGCCGGAAGAGTATAATGAGTTTTACAAGACCTATGGCTTGTTTTTAAAAGAGGGCATTGTAACTAGTAATGATCAGTCTGAAAag GAAGATATAGGCAAACTTCTGCGATTTGAATCTTCTGCTGCTGCTCCGGGGGAATTAGTCAGTCTGCCGCAATATTGCAGCCGTTTAGCGAAAGATCAAAAAGATGTATATTATTTGTCAGCGCCAAG CCGTACTCTAGCCGAGCAATCGCCGTATTATGAATCTTTAAAGAAACGAAATATTGAAGTTCTCTTCTGCTATGAACCATATGATGAATTAGTATTAATGCATTTGAGACAGTATAAATCTAACTTTTTGACATCTGTGGAGAAAGAAATGCGGGATGATACGGAAGCAAATAAACCAGAAAATTtag GTATTATAAATAAGGATGAACTGGATAACCTTGTAAACTACATGAAGAAGATTCTCGATAAAAAAGCGTACGATGTTAAGATGACGAATCGTTTAGAGTCACATCCTTGTGTTGTAACCGTTCAAGATATGGCAAGCGCGAGGCACTTTATTCGCATACAGAGCCATCAAATGAACGAAGAGATGCGATATTCCATGCTTCAACCGCGCTTTGAGATAAATCCAAATCATCCTCTTATCAAAAAGTTGTGTAAACTAACAACTACCGATACCGAATTAGCTGATCGCCTAATACAACAG TTGTTTACCGGTGCCATGGTCGGAGCTGGTTTAATTGAAGATCCACGTATATTATTGACACCAATGAATGAATTACTTACCTTAgcattgcaaaaatattaa
- the Trap1 gene encoding heat shock protein 75 kDa, mitochondrial isoform X2 — protein sequence MIISVYVCIYLKMAAAFRIKHALKLGRSLSRALNRNLQEKIIQSQCQRLPVVYNVRHWSSQPEAQTTEYHNIIKDTEKATGECAKHEFQSETQMLLQIVAKSLYSDKEVFVRELVSNASDALEKLRYLRLSDNEVAQAAGDRSLEIHIGTDKQSRTLTIQDTGVGMTREELIANLGTIARSGSKAFLEKLKEEQNSSDTSKIIGQFGVGFYSAFMVADKVEVFTKSFVRDAEGLCWISDGSGTFEISNADGVQPGTKIVIHLKPDSREFSDENTINRIINKYSNFVGSPIFVNGKRTNTIQPLWMFDPKDVTPLQHAEFYRFVGNCIDSPRFVLHYSTDVPLSIKALLYFPEEKPGLFDLARDTTSGVSLYNRKILIKSKAENILPKWLRFIKGVVDSEDIPLNLSRELLQNSTLIGKLRTVLTARILKFLHERSTKQPEEYNEFYKTYGLFLKEGIVTSNDQSEKEDIGKLLRFESSAAAPGELVSLPQYCSRLAKDQKDVYYLSAPSRTLAEQSPYYESLKKRNIEVLFCYEPYDELVLMHLRQYKSNFLTSVEKEMRDDTEANKPENLGIINKDELDNLVNYMKKILDKKAYDVKMTNRLESHPCVVTVQDMASARHFIRIQSHQMNEEMRYSMLQPRFEINPNHPLIKKLCKLTTTDTELADRLIQQLFTGAMVGAGLIEDPRILLTPMNELLTLALQKY from the exons ATGATTATTagcgtatatgtatgtatatacttgAAAATGGCTGCTGCCTTCAGAATTAAGCACGCTCTTAAATTAGGAAGATCTCTTTCGAGAGCGTTAAATAGGAATTTGCAAGAGAAAATAATCCAGTCGCAATGCCAACGACTACCAG tTGTCTACAATGTACGACATTGGTCGTCTCAACCAGAAGCTCAAACTACAGAGTaccataatattataaaagacaCAGAGAAAGCTACAG GTGAGTGTGCCAAGCATGAATTTCAGTCAGAGACGCAAATGTTACTGCAAATTGTTGCGAAGTCTTTATATTCAGATAAGGag GTATTTGTACGCGAGCTCGTTTCAAACGCTAGCGACGCACTAGAGAAATTAAGATATCTACGTCTGAGCGACAACGAAGTTGCACAAGCGGCTGGCGACAGAAGCCTGGAGATACATATTGGCACTGACAAACAAAGTCGTACTCTAACAATCCAAGATACTGGCGTGGGAATGACTAGAGAGGAATTGATAGCCAATTTGGGAACTATAGCTCGATCTGGCTCCAAG gcttttttagaaaaattgaaagaagaaCAAAACTCCAGTGACACTTCCAAAATTATTGGACAGTTTGGGGTTGGATTTTACAGTGCCTTCATGGTTGCTGATAAAGTAGAAGTATTTACAAAGTCTTTTGTGAGAGACGCAGAAGGTCTTTGTTGGATTTCAGATGG ATCAGGTACATTTGAGATTTCAAATGCGGACGGAGTGCAACCAGgcacaaaaattgttatacatCTGAAACCAGATAGCCGAGAATTCAGTGACGAAAATACCATTAATC GTATTATCAACAAATATAGTAATTTTGTCGGCAGTCCTATTTTTGTGAATGGAAAGAGGACTAATACGATTCAG CCATTGTGGATGTTTGACCCGAAAGATGTCACGCCGCTGCAACATGCAGAATTTTATCGATTCGTAGGAAATTGTATTGATTCACCAAGATTTGTGCTACATTATTCGACGGACGTGCCGTTAAGTATCAAGGCTCTGTTATACTTCCCAGAGGAAAAGCCTGGATTATTTGATCTGGCGAGAGATACTACCAGTGGAGTGTCGCTTTACAACCGGAAGATTCTAATTAAAAGCAAAGCGGAGAATATCTTACCAAAATGGTTACGTTTCATTAAAGGCGTAGTAGATTCGGAAGACATACCATTGAATTTAAGCCGCGAACTACTACAAAATAGTACATTGATTGg GAAATTACGAACCGTGCTGACTGCACGTATACTAAAATTCCTACATGAGCGATCTACGAAGCAGCCGGAAGAGTATAATGAGTTTTACAAGACCTATGGCTTGTTTTTAAAAGAGGGCATTGTAACTAGTAATGATCAGTCTGAAAag GAAGATATAGGCAAACTTCTGCGATTTGAATCTTCTGCTGCTGCTCCGGGGGAATTAGTCAGTCTGCCGCAATATTGCAGCCGTTTAGCGAAAGATCAAAAAGATGTATATTATTTGTCAGCGCCAAG CCGTACTCTAGCCGAGCAATCGCCGTATTATGAATCTTTAAAGAAACGAAATATTGAAGTTCTCTTCTGCTATGAACCATATGATGAATTAGTATTAATGCATTTGAGACAGTATAAATCTAACTTTTTGACATCTGTGGAGAAAGAAATGCGGGATGATACGGAAGCAAATAAACCAGAAAATTtag GTATTATAAATAAGGATGAACTGGATAACCTTGTAAACTACATGAAGAAGATTCTCGATAAAAAAGCGTACGATGTTAAGATGACGAATCGTTTAGAGTCACATCCTTGTGTTGTAACCGTTCAAGATATGGCAAGCGCGAGGCACTTTATTCGCATACAGAGCCATCAAATGAACGAAGAGATGCGATATTCCATGCTTCAACCGCGCTTTGAGATAAATCCAAATCATCCTCTTATCAAAAAGTTGTGTAAACTAACAACTACCGATACCGAATTAGCTGATCGCCTAATACAACAG TTGTTTACCGGTGCCATGGTCGGAGCTGGTTTAATTGAAGATCCACGTATATTATTGACACCAATGAATGAATTACTTACCTTAgcattgcaaaaatattaa